In Spinacia oleracea cultivar Varoflay chromosome 5, BTI_SOV_V1, whole genome shotgun sequence, a single window of DNA contains:
- the LOC130461225 gene encoding uncharacterized protein produces the protein MYKNPAAEHSAEVKKLIPVVDYVLLETDKEFNASPAWKPKKMGNWPLDVVDFPDYNDNHACGVVMLMAIRETANAFTKSMHVGEVDAAWKALFLSHLNSDYNSCRPLLPEIIATHCR, from the exons ATGTATAAAAATCCTGCTGCAGAGCATTCTGCGGAAGTAAAGAAATTG ATACCCGTTGTCGACTACGTCTTACTGGAGACTGACAAGGAGTTTAACGCATCCCCGGCCTGGAAGCCTAAGAAAATGGGAAATTGGCCCCTGGATGTTGTTGATTTTCCTGATTATAACGACAA TCATGCATGCGGGGTGGTGATGCTTATGGCGATCCGAGAGACTGCTAATGCTTTCACAAAATCAATGCATGTG GGGGAGGTAGATGCTGCCTGGAAGGCGCTATTCTTGTCCCATTTGAATTCAGACTACAACTCTTGCCGTCCATTGCTACCGGAGATAATAGCCACCCATTGCCGTTGA